Proteins from a single region of Siphonobacter curvatus:
- a CDS encoding SusC/RagA family TonB-linked outer membrane protein has translation MMPHVRTLHRRLGWLLPLLLTLPLFVFAQNPVLRGKVTDENGSVLPGVTVMIKNTTTGTTTNADGLYTLKAPASTGTLVFSFLGTTSKEVPFSGAGEYNVALSEESTKLNEVVVVGYGTQKKVNLTGSVAVIESKTLTSRQVGSTSLALQGAAPGVTITQQSGAPGGDAGTIRIRGIGSINAGQNPLILVDNVEMSLDAIDPNNIASISILKDAAAAAVYGSRAANGVVLVTTKRGAKGVNVSYNAYVLKQEPTDLPQKVNALEHMMYWDVAQANSGLPAAFTQQIEAYRTNGPDNKTLFNTDWKKLVLTNSGIMQNHSLNLSIGGDRVKAFASGSFLDQNGLTANTNYKRLDLRFNTDITISKKLSASVDLVLNNSNRLWPGQGTPQYIIREMLGFPAITPGQFDTGEWGEGWSNANPAAQARDGGFNRSLTDSRIIKGTLTYTPIEGLELLATYSSNYYTNRGRQFTNQYRIYSADVANNTLIYQRPWPALNSLSDRISQNTQNLFRTQATYNKTLGKHAFTVLGGFSTEDFKTSFINTYRQNLLSPDRPYLDSGDQLGQTLSGGESRFSMVSIYGRLNYTYNDKYLLEVNGRWDASSRFRQNNWWQLFPSVSGGWRISQESFWQPLQSVVSEAKIRASYGSLGNQNLIRGGESDYYPTYSLFNAGTAYNYYFNNIVNPGYALTTAANANIRWETSRILDIGGDFALLKNRLNVTADFFQRDIVDMLQLVPIPAYVGLTAPFVNSGSMRNTGWELGLGWRDKIRDFSYQVQVNASDVRNKLLKNGGTPIINGATIQQEGYPLDSYYGYIADGLFQSTDEVKAAPFQYGNSAAGDIRYRDISGPNGVPDNKIDSYDRTILGNYFPRYEYSINLAAQYKGFDFTAFFQGVGKKDNYLSGTAAQPFYSSNFQGTMFEYQKDYWSPENTDAAYPRLTVNSIPNNYVASSFWVRSASYLRLKNLVVGYTLPTALTTKAKIKSVRLYLSGQNLVTWTKFFPGFDPEQRDTGGEFYPIMRTYTAGLNINF, from the coding sequence ATGATGCCACACGTACGTACGCTGCACAGGCGTCTGGGCTGGCTACTGCCTTTGCTTTTGACGCTGCCCCTGTTCGTTTTCGCCCAAAACCCGGTTTTACGGGGTAAAGTCACCGATGAAAACGGGTCGGTTTTACCGGGAGTTACGGTCATGATTAAAAATACAACGACCGGCACGACGACCAATGCCGATGGTTTGTATACGTTAAAAGCTCCGGCTTCGACCGGAACGCTGGTCTTCTCATTTCTGGGTACGACCAGCAAGGAAGTGCCCTTCTCGGGAGCCGGTGAATACAATGTTGCCCTCAGCGAAGAATCTACGAAACTGAATGAAGTCGTAGTAGTGGGTTACGGCACCCAGAAGAAAGTAAACCTGACGGGTTCGGTCGCCGTGATCGAAAGTAAAACCCTGACCAGTCGTCAAGTCGGTTCTACGTCGCTGGCTCTACAAGGGGCTGCTCCGGGCGTAACCATTACTCAACAATCCGGTGCTCCGGGGGGCGATGCGGGTACCATTCGGATTCGCGGAATTGGTTCGATCAACGCCGGACAAAATCCGCTGATTCTGGTGGATAACGTAGAAATGAGCCTCGACGCCATCGATCCTAACAACATTGCCAGTATTTCCATTTTGAAAGATGCGGCGGCAGCGGCGGTATACGGTTCACGGGCGGCGAACGGCGTGGTACTGGTAACCACCAAACGCGGAGCCAAAGGCGTAAATGTCAGTTACAACGCCTACGTATTGAAGCAGGAACCAACCGATCTTCCCCAGAAAGTAAACGCTCTGGAACACATGATGTACTGGGACGTAGCTCAGGCCAACAGTGGGTTACCCGCCGCGTTTACTCAGCAAATTGAAGCCTACCGGACGAATGGCCCCGATAACAAAACGCTGTTCAATACCGACTGGAAGAAACTGGTACTGACCAATTCGGGCATCATGCAGAACCACAGTTTGAACCTGTCCATTGGGGGTGATCGCGTGAAGGCGTTTGCGTCGGGTAGTTTCCTGGACCAGAACGGTTTAACGGCCAATACGAATTACAAACGTCTGGACTTACGGTTCAATACCGACATTACGATCAGCAAAAAACTTTCCGCTTCGGTGGATCTGGTACTCAACAACTCCAACCGCCTCTGGCCGGGACAGGGTACGCCGCAGTACATCATCCGCGAAATGCTGGGTTTCCCGGCCATTACGCCGGGTCAGTTTGATACGGGTGAATGGGGCGAAGGCTGGTCGAATGCCAACCCCGCAGCTCAGGCCCGGGATGGGGGTTTCAACCGTAGCCTGACCGACTCGCGGATCATCAAGGGAACGCTGACGTACACGCCCATCGAAGGCCTGGAATTACTGGCGACCTACAGCTCCAATTACTATACCAACCGTGGGCGGCAGTTTACCAATCAGTACCGGATTTACTCGGCTGACGTAGCCAACAATACGTTGATTTACCAACGCCCCTGGCCCGCTCTGAACTCGCTGTCGGACCGGATTTCACAGAATACGCAGAACCTGTTCCGGACGCAGGCGACGTACAACAAAACGTTAGGTAAACACGCCTTTACCGTACTGGGCGGTTTTAGTACGGAAGATTTCAAAACGTCTTTCATCAATACGTATCGTCAGAATCTGCTCTCGCCGGACCGTCCGTACCTCGACAGCGGCGATCAGTTAGGCCAGACGCTAAGCGGGGGTGAAAGCCGCTTTTCGATGGTTTCGATCTACGGTCGGTTGAACTATACCTACAACGATAAATATCTGCTGGAAGTGAATGGCCGTTGGGATGCTTCCTCGCGTTTCCGTCAAAACAACTGGTGGCAACTATTCCCGTCCGTATCCGGCGGCTGGCGGATTTCGCAGGAATCGTTCTGGCAACCGCTCCAGTCGGTTGTAAGCGAAGCGAAAATCCGGGCTTCCTACGGTTCGCTGGGTAATCAGAACCTGATTCGCGGGGGCGAGTCGGATTACTACCCCACCTACTCCCTCTTCAATGCAGGAACGGCGTATAACTATTATTTCAACAACATCGTCAATCCCGGCTACGCCCTCACGACGGCGGCTAATGCAAATATTCGTTGGGAGACCTCCCGAATTCTGGACATTGGCGGCGATTTTGCCTTACTCAAAAACCGTCTGAACGTGACGGCGGATTTCTTCCAGCGGGATATTGTGGATATGCTTCAGCTCGTCCCCATTCCCGCGTACGTGGGCCTCACGGCTCCCTTCGTTAACTCGGGTTCCATGCGGAATACGGGCTGGGAACTTGGTTTGGGCTGGCGGGATAAAATCCGCGATTTCAGCTATCAAGTACAAGTCAATGCTTCCGACGTTCGCAATAAACTCCTGAAAAACGGCGGTACGCCCATCATCAACGGAGCGACAATTCAACAGGAAGGATACCCGCTGGATTCATACTACGGCTATATTGCCGATGGTCTTTTCCAGAGTACGGACGAAGTAAAAGCGGCTCCCTTCCAATACGGCAACTCAGCCGCGGGTGATATTCGCTATCGGGACATCAGCGGTCCGAATGGCGTTCCTGACAACAAAATCGACAGCTACGACCGTACCATTCTCGGCAACTATTTCCCCCGCTACGAGTACAGCATAAACCTGGCGGCTCAGTACAAAGGCTTTGACTTTACGGCTTTCTTCCAGGGCGTGGGTAAAAAAGACAACTACCTGTCGGGAACGGCGGCCCAGCCTTTCTACTCCTCGAATTTCCAAGGAACCATGTTTGAGTACCAGAAAGATTACTGGTCACCGGAAAACACCGACGCGGCCTATCCCCGTCTGACGGTCAACAGTATTCCCAATAACTACGTGGCCTCTTCCTTCTGGGTACGATCGGCGTCGTACCTGCGACTCAAGAACCTGGTTGTCGGTTACACGCTGCCCACGGCACTGACGACGAAGGCTAAAATCAAGTCGGTTCGGCTGTACCTGAGTGGTCAGAATTTAGTAACCTGGACGAAATTCTTCCCCGGTTTCGACCCCGAGCAACGCGATACGGGCGGCGAGTTTTACCCCATCATGCGTACCTACACGGCTGGTTTAAACATCAATTTCTAA
- a CDS encoding beta-N-acetylhexosaminidase: MNRFYKVLALALVTTVASAQLPALIPAPQTLEAGTGTFTLTTQTRLIVNTPELRRMIAEQLPQLPAGTSATSTISVSLAPAADLGSEGYDLRVTSKGITLTAPKAAGIFYGIQTLRQLLPEGKTALPQTIPAIHVRDQPRFGWRGLMLDVSRHFYDKAFVKRYIDQMARYKFNVFHWHLTDDQGWRVQINRLPKLTQVGAWRVPRTGRWWDLENTQPGEVPSYGGFYTQDDIREVVAYAQQRHITIVPEIDMPGHIMSAIAAYPQLTCGQLPTEVPPNGKLYKVKDNTLNPCRDSTYIFIDQVFTEIAELFPGPYIHVGGDEAYKGFWEKCDECRTLMKKQGIKNVEELQSYFIKRVEKIVQSKGKKLIGWDEILEGGLAPDATVMSWHGLKGGIEAARQGHPVIMTPHQFCYLDLYQGDPSAEPSTYGMCRLSKSYAFEPVPDSIKAELILGGQGNLWTESVPNERHVEYMTWPRAFAIAEVLWSPKNQRNWPDFVHRVESHFKRLDVQDVNYSRSMYNPIVTSVKKHPTGLMELVLDHELPDVELYYSTDNTIPDRHFPKYTQPFLMPKGADRVKVVAYAKGKPIGRMLELTTADMEKRAQ, encoded by the coding sequence ATGAATCGATTTTATAAAGTACTGGCTCTGGCCTTGGTGACGACCGTTGCCTCGGCCCAGCTGCCCGCCCTGATTCCGGCTCCACAAACACTGGAAGCGGGCACGGGTACCTTTACGCTTACCACTCAAACGCGATTGATCGTAAACACTCCGGAGCTTCGCCGGATGATCGCCGAGCAGTTGCCGCAATTACCAGCGGGTACCTCTGCTACCTCCACGATTAGCGTTTCGCTCGCTCCGGCGGCCGATTTGGGTTCGGAAGGCTACGACCTGCGGGTAACGTCCAAAGGCATTACGCTCACGGCTCCCAAAGCCGCTGGTATTTTCTACGGTATTCAAACCCTTCGGCAATTGTTACCCGAAGGAAAAACGGCGTTGCCTCAGACGATTCCGGCGATACACGTCCGGGATCAGCCGCGTTTTGGCTGGCGGGGACTGATGCTGGATGTCAGTCGGCATTTTTACGATAAAGCCTTTGTCAAACGGTACATCGATCAGATGGCCCGGTACAAATTCAACGTCTTCCACTGGCATTTAACGGATGACCAGGGCTGGCGGGTACAGATCAACCGACTACCGAAACTGACGCAGGTCGGAGCCTGGCGAGTACCCCGGACGGGTCGCTGGTGGGATCTCGAAAATACGCAGCCGGGCGAAGTACCTTCCTACGGGGGCTTCTATACGCAGGACGACATTCGCGAAGTAGTAGCCTACGCCCAGCAGCGACACATCACCATCGTTCCCGAAATTGATATGCCCGGCCACATCATGTCGGCGATTGCGGCGTATCCGCAACTGACCTGCGGGCAACTTCCTACCGAGGTACCGCCGAACGGAAAGCTTTACAAGGTGAAAGACAATACACTCAACCCTTGCCGGGACAGCACGTATATCTTCATCGATCAGGTCTTTACGGAAATTGCGGAGTTGTTTCCCGGTCCGTACATCCACGTGGGGGGTGACGAAGCTTATAAGGGCTTTTGGGAGAAATGCGACGAATGCCGGACCTTGATGAAAAAACAGGGGATTAAGAACGTTGAGGAGTTGCAGAGTTACTTCATCAAACGCGTTGAAAAAATCGTCCAGTCGAAGGGTAAAAAACTCATTGGTTGGGATGAAATCCTGGAAGGCGGACTCGCCCCCGACGCCACCGTGATGAGCTGGCACGGCCTGAAAGGCGGTATCGAAGCCGCCCGGCAGGGTCACCCGGTAATCATGACGCCGCACCAGTTTTGCTACCTCGATCTGTACCAGGGTGATCCGAGTGCGGAACCCAGTACTTATGGCATGTGTCGACTGAGCAAAAGCTATGCATTTGAACCCGTCCCCGATAGTATTAAGGCCGAACTCATTCTGGGTGGTCAGGGTAATTTGTGGACCGAATCCGTACCCAACGAACGGCACGTGGAGTACATGACTTGGCCGCGAGCTTTCGCCATTGCCGAAGTACTCTGGTCGCCGAAAAATCAGCGAAACTGGCCCGACTTTGTCCATCGGGTGGAAAGTCACTTCAAGCGGCTGGACGTGCAGGATGTCAACTATTCCCGCAGTATGTACAATCCGATCGTTACGTCGGTGAAAAAACATCCAACCGGCTTGATGGAACTAGTGCTTGATCACGAATTACCGGATGTGGAACTGTACTACTCGACGGACAATACCATTCCTGATCGCCATTTCCCGAAATACACGCAACCGTTTCTGATGCCCAAAGGAGCCGACCGCGTGAAAGTGGTGGCTTACGCCAAGGGTAAACCCATCGGCCGGATGCTGGAACTGACGACTGCCGACATGGAAAAACGGGCTCAATAA
- a CDS encoding RagB/SusD family nutrient uptake outer membrane protein, which translates to MNFRFLSILGLSLSLTLLSGCKEYLSQVPLDAPATGQFFNNQTEMNGALNAVYRSAYWNTGNTPYQSMMDGWTDLALLRGVDLGEGNIDVYNAHAKSLWTFAYTTVQRANTLISGMETGKSSVSAATFNQIQAEARVLRAYAYYHLVFLFGDVPLITKPLEPAEFYTQTRTPRADVLKFIYQELDAAIAVLPWTTSDQGRVTKAVALGYKARTALFNKEYAVAAEASKQIIDGAGLSLNPRFADLFTRTGQTANAGKEIMFQILYSDADANSVNYVPLGSISRAAGGQSGRFPQQRLVDMFEAKDGKRIDESPLYDPAQPSKNRDMRLKYTVAIPGDTISMNQQTLVYTIYKNTTSFRNADGSWISRTNADFDNAFGPAKSGVGLLHTKYTLTQENAFQSRVGFILMRYAEILLMYAEAKIELNQLDASVVTALNQVRRRAGQPAVEAAVEGDQNKLRQLVRRERVAELAMEGFRWFDIRRWGIAEVVMPQKVMGAAKDPAVAPAPPTFKTSAVHDLNNIPVYTTSESQRLVREIRYWYPRLELLPIPQSERDINKQLTQNSGW; encoded by the coding sequence ATGAACTTTCGTTTTCTTTCGATACTAGGACTCAGCCTGTCGCTTACGCTGCTTTCGGGCTGTAAAGAGTACCTGAGCCAGGTGCCGCTGGACGCTCCGGCAACGGGCCAGTTTTTCAACAATCAAACCGAGATGAACGGGGCCCTGAATGCCGTCTACCGATCGGCGTACTGGAATACGGGTAACACGCCCTACCAGTCGATGATGGACGGCTGGACGGACCTCGCCCTGCTACGGGGTGTGGATCTGGGTGAGGGCAACATTGATGTGTACAATGCCCACGCCAAATCCCTCTGGACGTTTGCCTACACCACCGTTCAGCGAGCCAACACATTGATTTCAGGCATGGAAACCGGCAAAAGTAGTGTATCGGCGGCAACGTTCAACCAGATTCAGGCTGAAGCCCGTGTACTTCGGGCCTACGCCTATTACCATTTGGTTTTTCTATTCGGTGACGTTCCCCTGATTACGAAGCCGCTGGAACCTGCGGAGTTTTATACGCAAACGCGGACTCCGCGGGCCGACGTGCTCAAGTTCATTTATCAGGAACTCGATGCCGCGATTGCCGTACTACCCTGGACGACGAGCGATCAGGGCCGCGTCACGAAGGCCGTAGCTCTGGGGTACAAAGCCCGTACCGCTCTGTTCAACAAAGAGTATGCAGTCGCCGCCGAGGCTTCCAAGCAAATCATTGACGGTGCAGGACTGAGTTTGAATCCTCGTTTTGCCGATTTGTTTACCCGTACGGGTCAGACGGCCAATGCCGGAAAGGAAATCATGTTCCAGATTTTGTATTCGGATGCGGATGCCAACTCGGTTAATTACGTACCGCTGGGCAGTATTTCCCGGGCGGCCGGTGGGCAGTCGGGTCGCTTCCCGCAGCAACGACTGGTGGATATGTTCGAAGCGAAGGATGGCAAACGCATTGACGAGTCGCCCCTGTACGATCCGGCTCAGCCGAGCAAAAATCGGGACATGCGACTGAAGTACACGGTAGCTATTCCCGGAGATACCATCAGCATGAATCAGCAGACCCTGGTGTACACCATTTACAAAAACACCACATCTTTCCGCAATGCCGACGGTAGCTGGATTTCGCGGACCAACGCCGATTTTGACAATGCCTTTGGTCCAGCCAAAAGTGGTGTAGGTTTACTGCATACCAAGTACACCCTCACGCAGGAAAACGCGTTTCAATCCCGGGTAGGCTTTATTCTGATGCGATACGCGGAAATTCTGCTGATGTACGCCGAAGCTAAAATTGAACTTAATCAACTGGATGCTTCTGTAGTTACGGCTCTGAATCAGGTACGTCGCCGGGCGGGTCAGCCGGCGGTAGAAGCCGCCGTGGAGGGGGATCAAAACAAGTTACGTCAGCTCGTTCGTCGCGAACGCGTGGCTGAACTGGCCATGGAAGGCTTCCGCTGGTTTGACATTCGTCGCTGGGGTATTGCCGAAGTGGTCATGCCGCAAAAGGTAATGGGAGCGGCCAAAGATCCGGCCGTCGCTCCCGCCCCACCGACGTTCAAAACGAGTGCCGTCCATGATCTGAACAACATTCCGGTCTATACTACGAGCGAAAGTCAGCGACTGGTTCGGGAAATTCGCTACTGGTACCCACGACTGGAATTGCTGCCCATTCCCCAATCGGAACGCGACATTAATAAACAACTGACGCAAAATTCGGGCTGGTAA
- a CDS encoding FAD-dependent oxidoreductase → MNRRHFIERVSLTSGGLFSTSFLSFSSYAASTESSLATTAADHRSADVIVAGGGLGGCAAALSALRNGLKVVLTEETDWIGGQITQQGVPPDEHPWIETHGATRLYRDFRTAVRQYYQTYYPLTDAARTRTHLNPGDGTVSKLCHEPKVALAVLLQMLAPYQSSRQLVLLLEHKIVAADVTGDQVKALKARSLRSGKELVLEAPYFVDATELGDLLPLTKTEFVTGAESRQQTRELHAPEKADPNNVQAFTMCMAMDYLPGETHVIDKPKEYNFWRNLTPKLTPAWSGRLLDLQYSNPKTLEPKALGFNPEGVATGDKLNLWNYRRILSKANFKPGTFAGDISIVNWPQNDYTLGNLIGASEKDFKHHVDRAKQLSLSLLYWLQTEAPRPDGGQGWAGLRLRPDIMGTEDGLAKYPYIRESRRIKALFTILEEHVGADNRAMITGKKTGNTAAPFADSVGVGYYHIDLHPSTAGNNYIDFGSLPFQIPLGALIPQRVQNLLPANKNIGTTHITNGCYRLHPVEWSIGEAVGMLVAYAQQKKVPPKAVHEKLNLREEFQKMVRSQGIETQWPSA, encoded by the coding sequence ATGAATCGACGTCATTTCATTGAACGCGTATCCCTGACGAGCGGAGGTCTTTTTTCGACCTCCTTTCTGTCGTTTTCTTCGTACGCCGCAAGTACGGAATCTTCCTTGGCTACTACAGCCGCTGACCACCGATCCGCCGACGTCATTGTGGCGGGCGGCGGCCTCGGCGGTTGTGCCGCAGCGCTATCCGCTCTTCGCAATGGCCTGAAGGTGGTATTGACCGAGGAGACCGACTGGATCGGTGGGCAGATTACCCAACAGGGCGTCCCCCCCGATGAGCACCCCTGGATTGAAACGCACGGAGCCACGCGGCTTTATCGCGATTTCCGTACGGCCGTTCGCCAGTACTACCAGACCTATTACCCGCTTACGGACGCTGCCCGCACTCGGACGCATCTGAACCCCGGTGACGGTACCGTTTCCAAACTTTGTCACGAACCCAAAGTGGCCTTGGCGGTTTTGCTGCAAATGCTGGCTCCGTACCAGAGTTCACGGCAACTGGTCCTGCTACTCGAACATAAAATCGTAGCGGCGGATGTAACCGGCGATCAGGTAAAAGCACTGAAAGCCCGCAGTCTGCGGAGCGGAAAAGAGCTGGTACTCGAAGCTCCGTATTTTGTGGATGCCACGGAATTGGGTGATTTACTGCCACTCACGAAAACGGAATTTGTTACCGGAGCCGAATCCCGCCAGCAAACCCGCGAACTGCACGCCCCGGAAAAAGCCGATCCGAACAACGTACAGGCCTTTACGATGTGTATGGCGATGGATTATCTGCCTGGCGAAACGCACGTCATCGACAAACCGAAAGAATATAACTTCTGGCGAAACCTGACGCCGAAACTGACGCCCGCCTGGTCGGGACGGTTGCTGGATCTTCAGTATTCCAACCCCAAAACGCTGGAGCCCAAAGCCCTCGGTTTTAATCCCGAAGGTGTAGCCACGGGCGATAAATTGAACCTCTGGAATTACCGTCGCATCCTCAGTAAAGCGAATTTTAAACCCGGTACCTTCGCGGGTGATATTTCGATCGTCAACTGGCCGCAGAACGATTACACACTGGGGAACTTGATCGGAGCAAGCGAGAAAGATTTTAAACACCACGTCGATCGGGCCAAACAACTGAGTCTGTCCCTATTGTACTGGCTGCAAACCGAAGCTCCCCGTCCCGACGGCGGACAGGGTTGGGCGGGTTTGCGGCTACGTCCAGACATTATGGGTACGGAAGACGGACTGGCGAAATACCCCTACATCCGCGAGTCCCGACGAATCAAGGCCCTGTTTACCATTCTGGAAGAACACGTCGGAGCCGACAACCGGGCGATGATTACCGGGAAGAAAACCGGTAACACCGCCGCCCCGTTTGCGGATAGCGTGGGCGTGGGCTATTACCACATCGACCTACACCCGAGTACGGCGGGCAATAATTACATCGATTTCGGCTCGCTACCCTTCCAGATTCCGTTGGGGGCTCTGATTCCGCAACGGGTACAAAACCTGCTTCCGGCCAACAAGAACATCGGTACAACGCATATTACCAACGGCTGTTACCGCCTGCATCCGGTCGAATGGAGCATTGGCGAAGCCGTGGGCATGCTGGTGGCCTATGCCCAACAGAAAAAGGTACCGCCGAAAGCCGTCCATGAAAAACTCAATCTGCGGGAAGAATTTCAGAAAATGGTTCGTAGTCAGGGTATTGAAACGCAGTGGCCTTCGGCTTAA